One window of Papaver somniferum cultivar HN1 chromosome 9, ASM357369v1, whole genome shotgun sequence genomic DNA carries:
- the LOC113312150 gene encoding uncharacterized protein LOC113312150, protein MNDVAPFADASFWRKVWGIDCLPKIKFFLWNFFAYMIPVNSLLKLYNPDVDVICPLCHCHEETVLHLFIKCPVAKHIWFGVSLLHLVSSDLDWIDDYFLFWHNPELGDSPFNVSWPSIGAIITWCIWKLRCDVIFRNASIDLNRVILDTKRIFNTYISPQNRPVVVLSDVKIPVAEVDHFMFVDGSFKDFNMGLGVIWCDVVGNVRSSRSDYGLIPDAVGAEAAALILAISWAEEMNLSIVIFVSDCLQLVHFINGVSSNIAWRSSDLLEQCRSLISSSVSFKIMYIKRVKNLLADRLARRPKKHSITGLWVSFSSFLNSLIRKENLNDVCTSLIS, encoded by the coding sequence ATGAATGATGTTGCTCCCTTTGCTGATGCTTCCTTTTGGAGGAAAGTTTGGGGCATCGATTGTTTGCCCAAGATTAAATTCTTTTTGTGGAATTTTTTTGCGTATATGATTCCGGTTAATTCCCTGTTAAAGTTATATAACCCTGATGTGGATGTGATATGCCCTCTATGTCACTGTCATGAAGAAACAGTTTTGCACTTATTCATTAAATGTCCAGTTGCTAAACACATTTGGTTTGGGGTTTCTTTACTTCATTTGGTCTCCTCAGATTTGGATTGGATTGATGATTACTTTCTGTTTTGGCATAATCCTGAACTTGGAGACTCTCCCTTTAATGTTTCTTGGCCTAGCATAGGTGCTATTATTACGTGGTGTATCTGGAAGTTAAGGTGTGATGTGATCTTCAGAAATGCTTCTATTGATCTGAATAGGGTCATCTTGGATACTAAGAGAATTTTTAACACTTACATTTCTCCTCAGAATCGTCCTGTTGTTGTTCTTAGTGATGTTAAGATCCCTGTTGCTGAAGTGGATCATTTTATGTTTGTTGATGGTTCTTTTAAAGACTTTAATATGGGTTTGGGTGTTATTTGGTGTGATGTTGTAGGAAATGTAAGAAGTTCTCGATCGGACTATGGTTTGATTCCAGATGCAGTaggtgctgaagctgctgctctaATTTTGGCTATCTCTTGGGCAGAAGAGATGAATCTTTCCATAGTTATTTTTGTCAGTGACTGTCTTCAGCTTGTGCATTTCATAAATGGAGTCAGTTCTAATATTGCTTGGAGAAGTAGTGATCTTCTTGAACAATGTCGGAGTTTAATTTCTAGTTCAGTTTCCTTTAAAATCATGTACATTAAGCGTGTGAAAAATCTTCTAGCTGACCGGCTTGCACGTCGGCCTAAAAAACACAGTATTACGGGTCTTTGGGtctccttttcttcttttttgaactCTCTTATTAGGAAGGAGAACCTGAATGATGTTTGTACTTCTCTTATTTCTTAA